The Anopheles coluzzii chromosome 2, AcolN3, whole genome shotgun sequence genome window below encodes:
- the LOC120961053 gene encoding fasciclin-2 isoform X4, which produces MAAQYGRSIVSSTAVMMLLVWMTLIGMAHSQNQPRLKILPASSVQRKPVGHSLLLTCRPEVPDTNLISDLRWNDNRNMTILPKPAGQSSPLIYTESIAGGTALALIFNSLQESMAGTYFCAASYSVTEKLNAAVVVETYVAITWKDAPTDQRPLMGTDYIVRCEVTANPPATVDWLRNGDQIKSSGRYVIENRGLLIKNITEADDGVYTCRAAVMSTGELKNREIRVEVQIMPQVQRLPLVMDAVEGQSFSVMCNATGKPVPEFQWIKKGTQQNAADLDRFSVNSITGQLDISTVEQQDHDNYACIARNPAGQSESVMKLNVLIRPKIIEFINITVSENEEAVFVCKAFGRPAPEITFRRYGTVEEYSIGLQVSDDRIILEQSTDDEKGETVGTLRISKLATTDDGLYECIARNRGDVAFKVGHITVEYRPIFDHLKALPPVYTWEERPANLSCFAQAIPNATIEWRFNDRRIQDLYDQNLRIENEGLRSDLIITPRDRRYYTAYKCVANNRLGSAEHIMELREARIPEMVPQAKPRIVSATSITFDIMAPPVEPGLPLTAFSVQWKEQFQSDWNFALNRTWSPDSPYIVEGLRPQTAYSFRFAARNVVGLSQWGAYVDQSTPRRSEPETPRILHTPIQDEEEDSDPIVTSPYADHFDMRWSIPVDNGEPIDMYRIKYCPGTKVNGYWTEMEEHCIEQDIARMTNYEMRSLQADTYYRIELMAHNAIGFSKPAHVLMKTARGIDVVLRVDSPTLSSAAVIGIVIGSVVLLLLIADLLCCAFGNLGILATLCRKTKRSPSDLDDEAKLGSGSLIKERPPSPLPLPPPIVKLGATTPLEDEKQPLNTPQQPAASPLKVNSSVEYDGRVVHSRSGEIIGKNSAV; this is translated from the exons AGCGGGCCAGTCATCGCCGCTGATCTACACGGAATCGATAGCGGGCGGGACGGCGCTGGCACTAATCTTTAACTCGCTGCAGGAATCGATGGCCGGGACGTACTTCTGTGCCGCTTCCTACTCCGTCACCGAAAAGCTGAATGCCGCCGTCGTGGTGGAAACGTACG TTGCCATCACCTGGAAGGATGCTCCCACGGATCAGCGACCGCTCATGGGTACTGACTATATTGTGCGTTGCGAGGTAACCGCCAATCCGCCGGCAACTGTTGATTGGCTTCGAAACGGTGATCAG ATTAAATCCAGCGGTCGGTACGTAATCGAAAACCGGGGCCTGCTTATCAAAAACATAACCGAGGCGGACGATGGTGTGTATACGTGCCGGGCGGCCGTTATGTCGACCGGTGAGCTCAAAAATCGTGAGATAAGAGTCGAGGTGCAGATCATGCCACAAGTACAGCGTCTCCCGCTGGTCATGGATGCCGTCGAGGGACAATCGTTCTCGGTGATGTGTAATGCGACCGGTAAACCGGTGCCCGAGTTCCAGTGGATTAAAAAGGGCACGCAGCAGAATGCGGCTGATTTAGATAG ATTTTCCGTCAACTCCATCACTGGCCAGCTCGATATCAGCACGGTGGAGCAGCAGGACCACGACAACTACGCCTGTATCGCTCGCAATCCGGCCGGCCAGTCCGAGTCGGTGATgaaactgaacgtgttaatcCGGCCGAAAATTATCGAATTTATCAACATCACTGTATCGGAGAATGAAGAggccgtgtttgtgtgcaaagCGTTCGGTCGCCCCGCGCCCGAGATTACGTTCCGCCGGTACGGCACCGTGGAGGAGTACTCCATCGGTTTGCAGGTCAGCGACGATCGCATCATACTGGAACAGTCGACCGACGACGAGAAGGGCGAAACGGTCGGTACGCTGCGCATCTCGAAGCTGGCCACCACCGACGACGGTCTGTACGAGTGTATCGCACGCAACCGGGGCGATGTTGCGTTCAAGGTAGGTCACATTACCGTCGAGTATCGGCCAATCTTCGACCATCTGAAAGCGCTACCGCCCGTCTACACCTGGGAGGAACGGCCGGCCAATCTGAGCTGCTTCGCCCAAGCCATCCCGAACGCCACGATCGAGTGGCGCTTCAACGATCGCCGCATACAGGATCTGTACGATCAGAACCTGCGCATCGAAAACGAGGGACTGCGCAGCGATCTGATCATTACGCCGCGCGACCGTCGCTACTACACGGCGTACAAGTGTGTGGCCAACAACAGGCTGGGCAGTGCGGAGCACATCATGGAGCTGCGGGAGGCCCGCATCCCGGAAATGGTGCCGCAAGCGAAACCGCGCATCGTCAGTGCGACCTCGATCACGTTCGACATTATGGCACCGCCGGTCGAGCCCGGCCTACCGCTGACCGCGTTCTCCGTGCAGTGGAAGGAGCAGTTCCAGAGCGATTGGAACTTTGCGCTCAACCGCACCTGGTCGCCCGACAGCCCGTACATTGTGGAGGGTTTGCGGCCCCAGACCGCCTACTCGTTCCGCTTTGCCGCACGCAACGTGGTCGGGCTGAGCCAGTGGGGTGCGTACGTCGATCAATCGACACCGCGCCGTTCCGAACCGGAAACGCCCCGGATCCTGCACACACCCATCCAGGATGAGGAGGAAGACAGTGACCCCATCGTGACCTCACCGTACGCGGACCATTTCGATATGCGGTGGAGCATACCGGTGGACAACGGTGAGCCGATCGATATGTACCGCATCAAGTACTGTCCG GGCACCAAGGTGAACGGTTACTGGACCGAGATGGAGGAGCACTGCATCGAGCAGGACATTGCGCGCATGACCAACTACGAGATGCGCAGCCTGCAGGCCGACACCTACTACCGGATAGAGCTGATGGCGCACAACGCGATCGGCTTCTCGAAGCCGGCCCACGTACTGATGAAGACGGCACGAG GTATCGATGTGGTGCTGCGCGTTGACAGTCCAACGCTGTCATCGGCTGCGGTGATCGGTATTGTGATTGGATccgtcgtgctgctgctgctcatcgcCGATCTGCTGTGCTGCGCGTTCGGTAACCTGGGCATACTGGCCACGCTGTGCCGGAAAACGAAGCGATCTCCCTCGGATCTGGACGACGAAGCCAAGCTTGGCAG TGGCAGTCTGATCAAGGAGCGTCCACCGTCACCgttgccgctgccgccaccgATTGTAAAGCTGGGCGCCACCACGCCACT gGAAGACGAAAAGCAACCCCTCAACACACCACAACAGCCCGCTGCATCACCGCTGAAGGTAAACTCTTCCGTCGAGTATGATGGGCGCGTCGTACACTCGCGGAGCGGTGAAATTATTGGCAAAAATTCGGCCGTGTAA
- the LOC120961053 gene encoding fasciclin-2 isoform X7: MAAQYGRSIVSSTAVMMLLVWMTLIGMAHSQNQPRLKILPASSVQRKPVGHSLLLTCRPEVPDTNLISDLRWNDNRNMTILPKPAGQSSPLIYTESIAGGTALALIFNSLQESMAGTYFCAASYSVTEKLNAAVVVETYVAITWKDAPTDQRPLMGTDYIVRCEVTANPPATVDWLRNGDQIKSSGRYVIENRGLLIKNITEADDGVYTCRAAVMSTGELKNREIRVEVQIMPQVQRLPLVMDAVEGQSFSVMCNATGKPVPEFQWIKKGTQQNAADLDRFSVNSITGQLDISTVEQQDHDNYACIARNPAGQSESVMKLNVLIRPKIIEFINITVSENEEAVFVCKAFGRPAPEITFRRYGTVEEYSIGLQVSDDRIILEQSTDDEKGETVGTLRISKLATTDDGLYECIARNRGDVAFKVGHITVEYRPIFDHLKALPPVYTWEERPANLSCFAQAIPNATIEWRFNDRRIQDLYDQNLRIENEGLRSDLIITPRDRRYYTAYKCVANNRLGSAEHIMELREARIPEMVPQAKPRIVSATSITFDIMAPPVEPGLPLTAFSVQWKEQFQSDWNFALNRTWSPDSPYIVEGLRPQTAYSFRFAARNVVGLSQWGAYVDQSTPRRSEPETPRILHTPIQDEEEDSDPIVTSPYADHFDMRWSIPVDNGEPIDMYRIKYCPGTKVNGYWTEMEEHCIEQDIARMTNYEMRSLQADTYYRIELMAHNAIGFSKPAHVLMKTARGIDVVLRVDSPTLSSAAVIGIVIGSVVLLLLIADLLCCAFGNLGILATLCRKTKRSPSDLDDEAKLGREDEKQPLNTPQQPAASPLKVNSSVEYDGRVVHSRSGEIIGKNSAV, translated from the exons AGCGGGCCAGTCATCGCCGCTGATCTACACGGAATCGATAGCGGGCGGGACGGCGCTGGCACTAATCTTTAACTCGCTGCAGGAATCGATGGCCGGGACGTACTTCTGTGCCGCTTCCTACTCCGTCACCGAAAAGCTGAATGCCGCCGTCGTGGTGGAAACGTACG TTGCCATCACCTGGAAGGATGCTCCCACGGATCAGCGACCGCTCATGGGTACTGACTATATTGTGCGTTGCGAGGTAACCGCCAATCCGCCGGCAACTGTTGATTGGCTTCGAAACGGTGATCAG ATTAAATCCAGCGGTCGGTACGTAATCGAAAACCGGGGCCTGCTTATCAAAAACATAACCGAGGCGGACGATGGTGTGTATACGTGCCGGGCGGCCGTTATGTCGACCGGTGAGCTCAAAAATCGTGAGATAAGAGTCGAGGTGCAGATCATGCCACAAGTACAGCGTCTCCCGCTGGTCATGGATGCCGTCGAGGGACAATCGTTCTCGGTGATGTGTAATGCGACCGGTAAACCGGTGCCCGAGTTCCAGTGGATTAAAAAGGGCACGCAGCAGAATGCGGCTGATTTAGATAG ATTTTCCGTCAACTCCATCACTGGCCAGCTCGATATCAGCACGGTGGAGCAGCAGGACCACGACAACTACGCCTGTATCGCTCGCAATCCGGCCGGCCAGTCCGAGTCGGTGATgaaactgaacgtgttaatcCGGCCGAAAATTATCGAATTTATCAACATCACTGTATCGGAGAATGAAGAggccgtgtttgtgtgcaaagCGTTCGGTCGCCCCGCGCCCGAGATTACGTTCCGCCGGTACGGCACCGTGGAGGAGTACTCCATCGGTTTGCAGGTCAGCGACGATCGCATCATACTGGAACAGTCGACCGACGACGAGAAGGGCGAAACGGTCGGTACGCTGCGCATCTCGAAGCTGGCCACCACCGACGACGGTCTGTACGAGTGTATCGCACGCAACCGGGGCGATGTTGCGTTCAAGGTAGGTCACATTACCGTCGAGTATCGGCCAATCTTCGACCATCTGAAAGCGCTACCGCCCGTCTACACCTGGGAGGAACGGCCGGCCAATCTGAGCTGCTTCGCCCAAGCCATCCCGAACGCCACGATCGAGTGGCGCTTCAACGATCGCCGCATACAGGATCTGTACGATCAGAACCTGCGCATCGAAAACGAGGGACTGCGCAGCGATCTGATCATTACGCCGCGCGACCGTCGCTACTACACGGCGTACAAGTGTGTGGCCAACAACAGGCTGGGCAGTGCGGAGCACATCATGGAGCTGCGGGAGGCCCGCATCCCGGAAATGGTGCCGCAAGCGAAACCGCGCATCGTCAGTGCGACCTCGATCACGTTCGACATTATGGCACCGCCGGTCGAGCCCGGCCTACCGCTGACCGCGTTCTCCGTGCAGTGGAAGGAGCAGTTCCAGAGCGATTGGAACTTTGCGCTCAACCGCACCTGGTCGCCCGACAGCCCGTACATTGTGGAGGGTTTGCGGCCCCAGACCGCCTACTCGTTCCGCTTTGCCGCACGCAACGTGGTCGGGCTGAGCCAGTGGGGTGCGTACGTCGATCAATCGACACCGCGCCGTTCCGAACCGGAAACGCCCCGGATCCTGCACACACCCATCCAGGATGAGGAGGAAGACAGTGACCCCATCGTGACCTCACCGTACGCGGACCATTTCGATATGCGGTGGAGCATACCGGTGGACAACGGTGAGCCGATCGATATGTACCGCATCAAGTACTGTCCG GGCACCAAGGTGAACGGTTACTGGACCGAGATGGAGGAGCACTGCATCGAGCAGGACATTGCGCGCATGACCAACTACGAGATGCGCAGCCTGCAGGCCGACACCTACTACCGGATAGAGCTGATGGCGCACAACGCGATCGGCTTCTCGAAGCCGGCCCACGTACTGATGAAGACGGCACGAG GTATCGATGTGGTGCTGCGCGTTGACAGTCCAACGCTGTCATCGGCTGCGGTGATCGGTATTGTGATTGGATccgtcgtgctgctgctgctcatcgcCGATCTGCTGTGCTGCGCGTTCGGTAACCTGGGCATACTGGCCACGCTGTGCCGGAAAACGAAGCGATCTCCCTCGGATCTGGACGACGAAGCCAAGCTTGGCAG gGAAGACGAAAAGCAACCCCTCAACACACCACAACAGCCCGCTGCATCACCGCTGAAGGTAAACTCTTCCGTCGAGTATGATGGGCGCGTCGTACACTCGCGGAGCGGTGAAATTATTGGCAAAAATTCGGCCGTGTAA
- the LOC120961053 gene encoding fasciclin-2 isoform X3 yields MAAQYGRSIVSSTAVMMLLVWMTLIGMAHSQNQPRLKILPASSVQRKPVGHSLLLTCRPEVPDTNLISDLRWNDNRNMTILPKPAGQSSPLIYTESIAGGTALALIFNSLQESMAGTYFCAASYSVTEKLNAAVVVETYVAITWKDAPTDQRPLMGTDYIVRCEVTANPPATVDWLRNGDQIKSSGRYVIENRGLLIKNITEADDGVYTCRAAVMSTGELKNREIRVEVQIMPQVQRLPLVMDAVEGQSFSVMCNATGKPVPEFQWIKKGTQQNAADLDRFSVNSITGQLDISTVEQQDHDNYACIARNPAGQSESVMKLNVLIRPKIIEFINITVSENEEAVFVCKAFGRPAPEITFRRYGTVEEYSIGLQVSDDRIILEQSTDDEKGETVGTLRISKLATTDDGLYECIARNRGDVAFKVGHITVEYRPIFDHLKALPPVYTWEERPANLSCFAQAIPNATIEWRFNDRRIQDLYDQNLRIENEGLRSDLIITPRDRRYYTAYKCVANNRLGSAEHIMELREARIPEMVPQAKPRIVSATSITFDIMAPPVEPGLPLTAFSVQWKEQFQSDWNFALNRTWSPDSPYIVEGLRPQTAYSFRFAARNVVGLSQWGAYVDQSTPRRSEPETPRILHTPIQDEEEDSDPIVTSPYADHFDMRWSIPVDNGEPIDMYRIKYCPGTKVNGYWTEMEEHCIEQDIARMTNYEMRSLQADTYYRIELMAHNAIGFSKPAHVLMKTARGIDVVLRVDSPTLSSAAVIGIVIGSVVLLLLIADLLCCAFGNLGILATLCRKTKRSPSDLDDEAKLGSLYGWRFPLPYCSGSLIKERPPSPLPLPPPIVKLGATTPLEDEKQPLNTPQQPAASPLKVNSSVEYDGRVVHSRSGEIIGKNSAV; encoded by the exons AGCGGGCCAGTCATCGCCGCTGATCTACACGGAATCGATAGCGGGCGGGACGGCGCTGGCACTAATCTTTAACTCGCTGCAGGAATCGATGGCCGGGACGTACTTCTGTGCCGCTTCCTACTCCGTCACCGAAAAGCTGAATGCCGCCGTCGTGGTGGAAACGTACG TTGCCATCACCTGGAAGGATGCTCCCACGGATCAGCGACCGCTCATGGGTACTGACTATATTGTGCGTTGCGAGGTAACCGCCAATCCGCCGGCAACTGTTGATTGGCTTCGAAACGGTGATCAG ATTAAATCCAGCGGTCGGTACGTAATCGAAAACCGGGGCCTGCTTATCAAAAACATAACCGAGGCGGACGATGGTGTGTATACGTGCCGGGCGGCCGTTATGTCGACCGGTGAGCTCAAAAATCGTGAGATAAGAGTCGAGGTGCAGATCATGCCACAAGTACAGCGTCTCCCGCTGGTCATGGATGCCGTCGAGGGACAATCGTTCTCGGTGATGTGTAATGCGACCGGTAAACCGGTGCCCGAGTTCCAGTGGATTAAAAAGGGCACGCAGCAGAATGCGGCTGATTTAGATAG ATTTTCCGTCAACTCCATCACTGGCCAGCTCGATATCAGCACGGTGGAGCAGCAGGACCACGACAACTACGCCTGTATCGCTCGCAATCCGGCCGGCCAGTCCGAGTCGGTGATgaaactgaacgtgttaatcCGGCCGAAAATTATCGAATTTATCAACATCACTGTATCGGAGAATGAAGAggccgtgtttgtgtgcaaagCGTTCGGTCGCCCCGCGCCCGAGATTACGTTCCGCCGGTACGGCACCGTGGAGGAGTACTCCATCGGTTTGCAGGTCAGCGACGATCGCATCATACTGGAACAGTCGACCGACGACGAGAAGGGCGAAACGGTCGGTACGCTGCGCATCTCGAAGCTGGCCACCACCGACGACGGTCTGTACGAGTGTATCGCACGCAACCGGGGCGATGTTGCGTTCAAGGTAGGTCACATTACCGTCGAGTATCGGCCAATCTTCGACCATCTGAAAGCGCTACCGCCCGTCTACACCTGGGAGGAACGGCCGGCCAATCTGAGCTGCTTCGCCCAAGCCATCCCGAACGCCACGATCGAGTGGCGCTTCAACGATCGCCGCATACAGGATCTGTACGATCAGAACCTGCGCATCGAAAACGAGGGACTGCGCAGCGATCTGATCATTACGCCGCGCGACCGTCGCTACTACACGGCGTACAAGTGTGTGGCCAACAACAGGCTGGGCAGTGCGGAGCACATCATGGAGCTGCGGGAGGCCCGCATCCCGGAAATGGTGCCGCAAGCGAAACCGCGCATCGTCAGTGCGACCTCGATCACGTTCGACATTATGGCACCGCCGGTCGAGCCCGGCCTACCGCTGACCGCGTTCTCCGTGCAGTGGAAGGAGCAGTTCCAGAGCGATTGGAACTTTGCGCTCAACCGCACCTGGTCGCCCGACAGCCCGTACATTGTGGAGGGTTTGCGGCCCCAGACCGCCTACTCGTTCCGCTTTGCCGCACGCAACGTGGTCGGGCTGAGCCAGTGGGGTGCGTACGTCGATCAATCGACACCGCGCCGTTCCGAACCGGAAACGCCCCGGATCCTGCACACACCCATCCAGGATGAGGAGGAAGACAGTGACCCCATCGTGACCTCACCGTACGCGGACCATTTCGATATGCGGTGGAGCATACCGGTGGACAACGGTGAGCCGATCGATATGTACCGCATCAAGTACTGTCCG GGCACCAAGGTGAACGGTTACTGGACCGAGATGGAGGAGCACTGCATCGAGCAGGACATTGCGCGCATGACCAACTACGAGATGCGCAGCCTGCAGGCCGACACCTACTACCGGATAGAGCTGATGGCGCACAACGCGATCGGCTTCTCGAAGCCGGCCCACGTACTGATGAAGACGGCACGAG GTATCGATGTGGTGCTGCGCGTTGACAGTCCAACGCTGTCATCGGCTGCGGTGATCGGTATTGTGATTGGATccgtcgtgctgctgctgctcatcgcCGATCTGCTGTGCTGCGCGTTCGGTAACCTGGGCATACTGGCCACGCTGTGCCGGAAAACGAAGCGATCTCCCTCGGATCTGGACGACGAAGCCAAGCTTGGCAG TCTCTACGGTTGGCGTTTTCCGCTACCCTATTGCAGTGGCAGTCTGATCAAGGAGCGTCCACCGTCACCgttgccgctgccgccaccgATTGTAAAGCTGGGCGCCACCACGCCACT gGAAGACGAAAAGCAACCCCTCAACACACCACAACAGCCCGCTGCATCACCGCTGAAGGTAAACTCTTCCGTCGAGTATGATGGGCGCGTCGTACACTCGCGGAGCGGTGAAATTATTGGCAAAAATTCGGCCGTGTAA